From Pandoraea vervacti, the proteins below share one genomic window:
- a CDS encoding (2Fe-2S)-binding protein, whose protein sequence is MALPSSPSGPTTLRVNGVTHTVSDATPQTPLLYVLRNDLELNGPKYGCGLGQCGACTVLVDGQPTRSCVVPVSVAREREVTTLEGLGDTTSLHPIQRAFIDEQAAQCGYCLNGMIMSTKALLDRNPSPDDAAIHDALRFNLCRCGTHYEIVKAVHRAAQYLQDDKNR, encoded by the coding sequence ATGGCACTACCCAGCTCGCCTTCGGGCCCCACCACGTTACGCGTGAACGGCGTGACGCACACGGTCAGCGATGCGACACCGCAGACGCCACTGCTTTACGTGCTGCGCAACGATCTTGAACTCAATGGCCCCAAGTACGGCTGCGGCCTCGGGCAATGCGGCGCATGCACCGTGCTGGTCGACGGACAACCCACGCGCTCCTGCGTGGTGCCGGTGAGCGTGGCGCGCGAACGCGAAGTCACGACACTGGAGGGTCTCGGCGACACCACATCGCTGCATCCGATTCAGCGCGCGTTCATCGACGAACAGGCGGCGCAATGCGGCTATTGCCTCAACGGCATGATCATGAGCACGAAAGCGCTGCTCGATCGCAACCCGTCGCCGGACGACGCCGCCATTCACGACGCGCTGCGCTTCAACCTGTGCCGCTGCGGCACGCATTACGAAATCGTCAAGGCCGTGCATCGCGCGGCCCAATACCTCCAAGATGACAAGAATCGATGA
- a CDS encoding hydrolase, translated as MSNPKLEVLTPQNSQLIIIDHQPQMAFGVQSMDRQALKNNVVGLAKAAKVFDIPTTITTVESESFSGYTYPELLDVFPNAKTLERTSMNSWDDQKVRDALKANGRKKVVVAGLWTEVCNTTFALCAMLEGDYEIYMVADASGGTSKEAHDFAMQRMVQAGAVPVTWLQVTLEWQRDWAHRDTYDAVMKLVKEHAGAYGMGVDYAYTMVHKAAQRTATPHESVAPVPAR; from the coding sequence ATGTCCAATCCCAAACTTGAAGTCCTGACCCCTCAGAACAGCCAGCTCATCATCATCGACCATCAGCCGCAAATGGCCTTCGGTGTGCAGTCGATGGATCGCCAGGCGCTGAAGAACAACGTGGTGGGTCTGGCCAAGGCCGCAAAGGTCTTCGACATCCCCACGACGATCACCACGGTCGAGAGCGAGTCGTTCTCCGGCTATACCTATCCGGAACTTCTCGATGTCTTCCCGAACGCCAAGACGCTTGAGCGCACGTCGATGAACTCGTGGGACGACCAGAAAGTGCGTGACGCCCTCAAGGCCAACGGCCGCAAGAAGGTGGTGGTGGCAGGCCTCTGGACGGAAGTCTGCAATACGACCTTCGCCCTGTGCGCCATGCTCGAAGGCGATTACGAAATCTATATGGTCGCCGACGCCTCGGGCGGCACCAGCAAGGAAGCCCACGACTTCGCGATGCAGCGCATGGTGCAGGCGGGCGCCGTGCCGGTGACCTGGTTGCAGGTCACGCTCGAATGGCAGCGCGACTGGGCGCACCGCGATACCTACGACGCCGTGATGAAGCTCGTCAAGGAACATGCCGGTGCCTACGGCATGGGCGTCGACTATGCCTACACCATGGTTCACAAGGCCGCCCAACGCACGGCCACGCCGCACGAATCGGTGGCGCCGGTGCCGGCACGCTGA
- a CDS encoding isochorismatase family protein — protein MTDISQHAESGVYQRQGFGTSLAPQGNVALLIVDLVVGFADPEVFGGGNIASAIARTVDALAIARRQGWPVAHSRIVYADDGSDDNIFSIKVPGMATLTETNPNSAIVPELTPAKGELVVRKVVPSAFFGTQLAPWLAQRGIQTLLVAGAVTSGCVRASVVDAMSFGLRPLVLSDCVGDRAIAPHEASLFDMAQKYAAVMPLAQAVQAIEARHR, from the coding sequence ATGACTGATATCTCGCAACACGCCGAATCGGGCGTTTATCAACGCCAGGGATTCGGCACGTCCCTCGCGCCTCAGGGCAACGTCGCGCTGCTGATCGTCGATCTGGTCGTCGGCTTCGCGGACCCGGAAGTGTTCGGTGGCGGCAACATCGCGTCGGCGATCGCGCGTACGGTCGACGCGCTCGCCATTGCGCGACGGCAAGGCTGGCCGGTCGCGCACAGCCGCATTGTCTATGCGGACGACGGCAGCGACGACAACATCTTCTCGATCAAGGTGCCCGGCATGGCAACGTTGACGGAGACGAATCCGAACAGCGCCATCGTGCCCGAGCTCACGCCCGCAAAGGGCGAGCTTGTGGTGCGCAAGGTCGTTCCGTCCGCCTTCTTCGGCACGCAACTCGCCCCGTGGCTGGCGCAGCGCGGCATTCAGACGTTGCTTGTCGCGGGCGCGGTGACGAGCGGATGCGTTCGCGCGAGCGTCGTGGACGCCATGTCGTTCGGCCTGCGCCCCCTCGTGCTGTCGGATTGTGTGGGCGACCGTGCGATCGCTCCGCACGAGGCGAGCCTGTTCGACATGGCGCAGAAGTACGCCGCCGTCATGCCGCTGGCGCAGGCGGTGCAAGCCATCGAGGCTCGGCATCGCTGA
- a CDS encoding alpha/beta fold hydrolase, with translation MTSIFQYGANVAANGIRQHFLRYGGRGGARASRPAVIVIPGITSPAVTWGFVGEVFGREFDTYVLDVRGRGLSSASSELDYSLDAQADDVVALCAALGLDRFALVGHSMGARIAARAALREPRGLTSVVLVDPPVSGPGRRAYPGKLPWYVDSMTLARAGIDAEGMRAFCPTWSEEQLALRAEWLHTCDERAVLASYEGFHRDDFFADAAQLRVPSLLMTAQNGDVVRDEEVAELQQATPSMQHVRVPNAGHMIPWDNPDGFYAAFGDFLGAPVGHTARA, from the coding sequence ATGACTTCGATATTTCAATACGGTGCGAACGTCGCGGCCAACGGCATTCGTCAGCATTTCCTTCGGTACGGCGGCAGGGGCGGGGCGAGAGCGTCGCGTCCTGCGGTAATCGTGATCCCGGGCATCACCAGCCCGGCGGTGACGTGGGGATTCGTCGGCGAAGTCTTCGGCCGCGAATTCGACACCTACGTGCTCGACGTTCGGGGCCGGGGCTTGTCCAGTGCGTCGTCCGAACTCGACTACAGCCTCGATGCGCAGGCGGACGACGTCGTGGCGCTGTGTGCGGCGCTTGGGCTCGACCGGTTCGCGCTGGTCGGACATTCGATGGGCGCGCGCATCGCCGCACGTGCGGCACTGCGCGAACCGCGAGGTCTCACGTCGGTCGTGCTCGTCGATCCGCCAGTCTCCGGGCCTGGCCGCCGCGCCTACCCGGGCAAGTTGCCGTGGTACGTCGATTCGATGACGCTGGCGCGCGCGGGAATCGACGCCGAAGGCATGCGAGCCTTCTGTCCGACATGGTCCGAGGAGCAACTTGCGCTGCGCGCCGAATGGCTGCACACGTGCGACGAGCGCGCGGTGCTCGCCTCGTACGAAGGGTTTCATCGGGACGATTTCTTTGCGGATGCCGCGCAACTGCGCGTGCCGTCGCTGCTCATGACCGCGCAGAACGGCGACGTGGTGCGCGATGAGGAAGTGGCCGAGCTTCAGCAGGCCACGCCGTCGATGCAACATGTTCGCGTTCCCAACGCCGGTCACATGATTCCGTGGGACAACCCCGACGGGTTCTACGCGGCATTTGGCGATTTCCTCGGTGCGCCCGTGGGGCATACGGCGCGCGCTTGA
- a CDS encoding xanthine dehydrogenase family protein molybdopterin-binding subunit gives MNRSDLLARHGCLAVVRQPVTPVKPAPGQPGSHSTFVPDVAEIFVAILDDGRILGFNGHVDLGTGIRTSLAQIVAEELDVLAQDVTMALGHTAATPNQGPTIASATIQISAGPLRCAAAQARSALLALASRHFGIDVGQLRCDRGQIVAHGSQGEVLTVTFAELVRGRRIALALDLDTPVKDPSTYRVVGHSTRRVDLPAKATGALTFVHDVRVPGMLHARVVRPPYSGLDAGDFVGSLLASVDKASVADLPGVREVVVIGDFVGVVAQREEQAIRAAQALRVTWKPLPPLPAMDDTASAIAAAPAVRRPLLTEGDVDAVFARDDVVTLSRTYVWPYQMHGSIGPSCAVADYRARGDGRITVWSGTQNPVSLRFDLAQLIGREEADIDIVRMEASGCYGRNCADDVCGDALLLSRAVGAPVRVQLSRADEHLWEPKGAGQVMTVRGAATPEGELLAYDFATRYPSNDAPLLASLFVGAVSPQPRVFEMGDRTAVSPYVSQHRRFACDDMAPLVRASWFRGVSALPNSFAHDSFADEMAWSTGVDPLAFKLRHLDDARAVELLEAVAARAGWTPRVQDASRWDGDERFARGRGVAYARYVHSRFPGFGAAWSAWIADVVVDRLTGEVRVERVTVGQDTGTMVNPDGVRHQLHGNVVQVLSRSLKERVRFVDGRPASREWGGYPILTFAELPPLDVVLMPRQGEPPMGAGESASVPGPAALANAIFDATGVRLYAPPFTPETVRAALAREGRLLRQAARTA, from the coding sequence GTGAATCGCTCCGATCTGCTTGCACGTCACGGTTGTCTGGCCGTCGTGCGGCAACCCGTCACGCCAGTCAAACCTGCGCCCGGTCAGCCGGGCAGTCATTCGACGTTCGTCCCCGACGTTGCCGAGATCTTCGTTGCGATTCTCGATGACGGTCGCATTCTTGGCTTTAACGGGCACGTCGATCTCGGCACGGGCATCCGGACCTCGCTCGCGCAGATCGTTGCGGAAGAGCTCGACGTGCTTGCGCAAGACGTGACCATGGCGTTGGGTCACACCGCCGCGACGCCGAATCAGGGGCCGACGATTGCGAGCGCCACCATCCAGATCTCGGCGGGGCCGTTACGGTGCGCGGCGGCGCAGGCGCGCAGCGCGCTGCTGGCGTTGGCGTCCCGGCACTTCGGCATTGACGTCGGCCAGTTGCGTTGCGACCGCGGGCAAATCGTCGCTCACGGCTCACAGGGTGAAGTCCTGACGGTGACGTTCGCTGAACTGGTGCGAGGACGGAGGATTGCGCTCGCGCTCGATCTCGACACGCCGGTCAAGGACCCGTCGACCTATCGGGTCGTGGGCCACTCGACACGACGCGTGGACCTCCCGGCCAAAGCGACCGGCGCACTGACGTTCGTCCATGACGTGCGTGTGCCGGGCATGTTGCATGCGCGCGTGGTGCGTCCGCCGTACAGCGGCCTCGACGCCGGCGATTTCGTCGGCAGTTTGCTGGCGTCGGTCGACAAGGCGTCCGTTGCCGACTTGCCCGGCGTGCGTGAGGTCGTCGTCATCGGCGACTTTGTCGGTGTCGTGGCGCAGCGCGAGGAGCAGGCCATTCGCGCGGCCCAGGCATTGCGCGTCACCTGGAAGCCTTTGCCGCCACTGCCCGCGATGGACGACACGGCGTCGGCCATCGCGGCGGCGCCCGCCGTGAGACGTCCGCTATTGACCGAAGGTGACGTCGATGCCGTTTTTGCCCGCGACGACGTCGTGACGCTATCGAGAACCTACGTATGGCCGTATCAGATGCATGGCTCGATCGGACCGTCATGTGCCGTCGCCGATTATCGGGCGCGTGGCGACGGGCGCATCACCGTGTGGTCGGGCACGCAAAACCCGGTCTCGTTGCGCTTCGACCTCGCACAACTGATCGGCCGGGAGGAAGCCGACATCGATATCGTGCGCATGGAAGCCTCCGGATGCTACGGGCGGAACTGCGCGGACGACGTGTGCGGCGATGCCTTGCTGCTCTCGCGCGCGGTGGGCGCTCCGGTGCGCGTCCAGCTGTCGCGTGCCGACGAACACCTTTGGGAGCCGAAAGGCGCCGGGCAGGTTATGACGGTACGCGGCGCCGCCACGCCGGAGGGCGAACTTCTGGCGTACGACTTTGCCACACGTTATCCGTCCAACGACGCGCCGCTACTCGCTTCGCTGTTCGTCGGCGCGGTGTCGCCCCAGCCGCGCGTATTCGAGATGGGCGACCGCACGGCAGTGTCGCCCTACGTGAGCCAGCACCGACGTTTTGCCTGCGACGACATGGCGCCATTGGTGCGCGCTTCGTGGTTCCGGGGCGTGTCGGCGTTACCGAACTCCTTTGCCCATGACAGTTTCGCCGACGAGATGGCGTGGTCGACGGGCGTCGATCCGCTGGCGTTCAAGCTGCGGCATCTCGATGATGCGCGTGCCGTCGAACTGCTCGAGGCGGTTGCCGCCCGTGCGGGCTGGACACCTCGTGTGCAGGACGCCTCCCGATGGGACGGCGACGAACGCTTCGCGCGAGGGCGCGGCGTCGCCTATGCCCGTTATGTGCACAGTCGGTTTCCGGGCTTTGGCGCGGCCTGGTCGGCATGGATCGCCGACGTGGTCGTGGATCGGCTGACGGGCGAGGTGCGTGTCGAGCGTGTGACCGTGGGGCAGGACACCGGCACGATGGTCAATCCCGATGGCGTGCGTCATCAGCTGCACGGCAACGTGGTTCAGGTGCTCAGTCGCTCGCTCAAGGAGCGCGTGCGGTTTGTCGACGGCCGTCCGGCGAGCCGGGAGTGGGGCGGCTACCCGATCCTGACCTTCGCCGAACTACCGCCACTGGATGTCGTGTTGATGCCGCGACAGGGCGAACCGCCTATGGGCGCGGGAGAATCGGCGTCGGTGCCGGGGCCGGCGGCACTGGCCAATGCGATTTTCGATGCCACGGGCGTTCGACTCTACGCGCCGCCGTTCACGCCGGAGACGGTGCGCGCAGCGCTCGCGCGGGAAGGGCGTTTGCTCCGGCAGGCGGCGAGAACGGCCTGA
- a CDS encoding MarR family winged helix-turn-helix transcriptional regulator, which produces MPSKTAYDFHDQIGHLLRRAYQRHVSIFQSAIPDSDLTAAQFVALCTVKEKRSCSLNDIVKTTAIDQATIRGVVERLKARNLIEVEPDPTDGRKLLVRATPAGLSLIERTVPFAEEVTERTYGALNPAERVALMFLLRKMMDTDSAE; this is translated from the coding sequence ATGCCCAGTAAAACCGCTTACGATTTCCACGACCAGATTGGCCACCTGCTTCGCCGCGCCTACCAGCGTCACGTTTCGATCTTCCAGAGCGCCATTCCCGACTCCGACCTGACAGCCGCGCAATTCGTGGCGCTATGCACCGTCAAGGAAAAGCGTTCGTGCTCGCTCAACGACATCGTGAAAACGACCGCCATCGATCAGGCCACCATTCGCGGCGTGGTCGAGCGTCTTAAAGCGCGAAACCTGATCGAAGTCGAGCCGGATCCGACCGATGGCCGGAAACTGCTGGTGCGCGCCACGCCCGCCGGACTGTCATTGATCGAGCGAACCGTGCCGTTTGCTGAGGAAGTCACCGAACGCACCTACGGCGCGCTGAACCCCGCGGAACGCGTCGCGCTGATGTTTCTGCTGCGCAAGATGATGGATACCGATTCGGCAGAATGA
- a CDS encoding FAD-dependent monooxygenase — protein sequence MSKPRIAIIGAGLGGTAAAGLLQRSGYDVALYEQAPAFSRLGAGIHLGPNVMKIMRRLGIEDALNVMGSHPDYWYSRDWKTAEAISQIPLGDYAVKTYGATYLTVHRGDFHELMTKAVTPGTIRFGKCLRSVEDTGNEVRMTFTDGSVETADILIGADGVNSKIREHLLGAEPPRYTGYVAHRAVFPASLLGNKPYDMCVKWWSGDRHMMVYYVTEKKDEYYYVTGVPQKDWPEGVSMLPSSREEMLEAFDGYHQDVQHLIEVSPTITKWPLLERDPLPVWSRGRLVLLGDACHPMKPHMAQGAAMAIEDAAMLTRCLDEVGVGDYADAFGLYEANRAARASDVQRVSHNNTWLRTNEDPAWVFGYDVFSIPLVPASSRTVAPPLTAAA from the coding sequence ATGAGCAAACCCCGCATCGCCATCATCGGCGCTGGCCTGGGCGGCACGGCCGCCGCAGGTCTTTTGCAGCGCAGCGGTTACGACGTCGCACTGTACGAGCAGGCCCCGGCCTTTTCACGGCTGGGCGCCGGGATCCATCTGGGGCCCAACGTGATGAAGATCATGCGTCGCCTGGGTATCGAGGACGCGCTCAACGTCATGGGCTCGCACCCCGACTACTGGTACAGCCGCGACTGGAAGACCGCCGAAGCCATTTCGCAGATTCCGCTCGGCGACTACGCAGTGAAGACTTACGGCGCCACTTATCTGACCGTGCATCGCGGCGACTTCCATGAACTGATGACGAAAGCCGTCACGCCGGGCACGATCCGCTTCGGCAAATGCCTCAGGTCGGTGGAAGATACGGGCAACGAAGTGCGCATGACGTTTACCGACGGCAGCGTCGAAACGGCGGACATTCTGATCGGCGCCGATGGCGTGAATTCGAAGATCCGCGAGCATCTGCTGGGCGCAGAGCCGCCCCGCTATACCGGTTACGTCGCGCATCGCGCCGTATTCCCCGCGTCGCTTCTGGGCAACAAGCCTTACGACATGTGCGTGAAATGGTGGTCGGGGGATCGACACATGATGGTGTACTACGTCACGGAAAAGAAAGACGAGTACTACTACGTCACCGGCGTGCCGCAGAAGGATTGGCCCGAAGGGGTATCGATGCTGCCGAGCAGCCGCGAGGAAATGCTCGAAGCCTTCGATGGCTATCATCAGGACGTTCAGCACCTGATCGAAGTTTCGCCGACGATCACCAAGTGGCCTTTGCTCGAACGCGATCCGCTGCCGGTCTGGAGTCGCGGTCGGCTTGTGCTGCTCGGGGATGCCTGCCATCCGATGAAGCCTCACATGGCGCAGGGTGCCGCGATGGCCATCGAGGACGCCGCCATGCTCACCCGCTGCCTCGATGAAGTCGGTGTCGGCGACTATGCCGACGCGTTCGGCCTGTACGAAGCCAATCGTGCGGCGCGCGCCTCCGACGTGCAGCGCGTCTCTCACAACAACACGTGGCTGCGCACGAACGAAGACCCGGCGTGGGTATTCGGCTACGATGTCTTCTCGATTCCGCTCGTGCCCGCGTCGTCTCGCACGGTCGCGCCGCCGCTGACGGCTGCCGCCTGA
- a CDS encoding Asp/Glu racemase, with product MTQHYRIGQIVPSSNTTMETEIPAMLRLRETIRPERFTFHSSRMRMKKVVKEELAAMDAESDRCAVELSDARVDVLGYACLVAIMAMGHGYHRVSQKRLTEQTIANGGQAPVLTSAGALVDALRVIGAKRIVVVAPYMKPLTELVVDYIRNEGYDVIAYRALEIPDNLDVGRHDPMRLPDIVKALPYQEADAIVLSACVQMPSLPAVAKVEAMTGKPVITAAIATTYAMLRTLGLEPVVPGAGALLSGAY from the coding sequence ATGACCCAGCACTACCGCATCGGCCAGATCGTGCCGAGTTCGAACACCACGATGGAAACCGAGATTCCCGCGATGCTGCGTCTTCGCGAAACGATCCGTCCCGAGCGCTTTACGTTCCATTCGAGCCGCATGCGCATGAAGAAGGTCGTCAAGGAGGAACTGGCGGCAATGGACGCCGAGTCGGACCGATGCGCCGTCGAGTTGAGCGATGCACGCGTGGACGTTCTGGGCTACGCGTGCCTCGTGGCGATCATGGCAATGGGCCACGGCTATCACCGGGTGTCGCAGAAGCGCCTGACCGAACAGACCATCGCCAATGGCGGGCAAGCCCCGGTGCTCACCAGCGCAGGCGCGCTGGTCGATGCGCTGCGGGTCATCGGCGCGAAGCGCATCGTCGTGGTGGCGCCTTATATGAAGCCGCTCACGGAACTCGTCGTCGATTACATCCGCAATGAGGGTTACGACGTCATCGCTTACCGTGCGCTCGAAATTCCCGACAATCTGGACGTGGGCCGTCACGACCCGATGCGTCTGCCGGACATCGTCAAGGCGCTGCCGTATCAGGAGGCCGATGCCATCGTGCTTTCGGCCTGCGTGCAGATGCCGTCCCTGCCGGCGGTAGCCAAGGTCGAAGCCATGACCGGCAAGCCCGTGATTACCGCCGCCATCGCGACGACTTACGCGATGTTGCGCACGCTCGGTCTCGAACCGGTGGTGCCCGGTGCGGGTGCGTTGCTCTCCGGCGCGTATTGA
- a CDS encoding 2,5-dihydroxypyridine 5,6-dioxygenase, which translates to MAISDFQLIEAWREVLTLSKLSHGQNVTVLTSASTHPQTLRCALIAAQSMGAITNQLDLQPVNGEKAFSRDSLSYLGTTPLTGNRAAIAALKASDLVLDLMTLLFSPEQHDILKGGTKILLAVEPPEVLARMVPTPGDKARVMAAAAKLGAAREMRVTSPAGTSLVCPMGEFGPTAEYGFVDEPGRWDHWPSGFALSYPNDHTAHGTIVIDRGDILLPQKRYVSEPIRLTVEKGYATRIEGGVDADLLRDYMETFRDPEGYAISHIGWGLQPRARWSTLGLYDREATIGMDARAFEGNFLFSLGPNNEGGGTRTTTCHIDIPLRHCTVSLDGEVMVRDGRVVYE; encoded by the coding sequence ATGGCCATCAGTGATTTCCAGTTGATCGAAGCGTGGCGAGAGGTGCTCACGCTATCGAAGTTGTCGCACGGGCAGAACGTCACCGTGCTGACCAGCGCCTCTACGCATCCCCAGACCCTGCGCTGTGCGCTGATCGCCGCGCAGTCGATGGGCGCGATCACGAACCAGCTCGATCTTCAGCCGGTCAATGGCGAAAAGGCATTCAGCCGCGATTCGCTGTCGTATCTGGGCACCACGCCGCTGACCGGAAACCGCGCCGCTATCGCGGCGCTCAAGGCGAGCGACCTCGTGCTGGACCTCATGACGCTGCTGTTCTCGCCGGAGCAGCACGACATCCTGAAGGGGGGCACGAAGATTCTTCTGGCGGTCGAGCCGCCCGAAGTGCTGGCGCGCATGGTGCCCACACCGGGGGACAAGGCCCGCGTGATGGCGGCGGCGGCCAAGCTGGGTGCGGCGCGCGAGATGCGCGTGACGTCGCCCGCCGGCACGTCGCTCGTCTGTCCGATGGGCGAGTTCGGGCCCACCGCCGAATATGGGTTTGTCGACGAGCCGGGGCGATGGGACCACTGGCCGAGCGGCTTTGCGTTGTCATATCCGAACGATCACACGGCGCACGGCACGATCGTGATCGACCGCGGCGATATTCTGCTGCCGCAGAAGCGTTACGTGAGCGAGCCGATCCGGCTGACCGTGGAAAAGGGCTATGCAACACGCATCGAAGGCGGCGTCGACGCCGACTTGTTGCGCGACTACATGGAGACGTTCCGCGACCCGGAAGGCTACGCGATCTCGCACATCGGTTGGGGCTTGCAGCCGCGCGCGCGTTGGTCGACATTGGGTTTGTACGACCGTGAAGCCACCATCGGCATGGACGCCCGAGCGTTCGAGGGCAACTTCCTGTTCTCGCTCGGCCCGAACAACGAAGGCGGCGGCACACGCACGACGACTTGCCATATCGACATTCCGCTGCGTCATTGCACCGTCTCGCTTGACGGCGAAGTCATGGTTCGCGACGGACGCGTCGTCTACGAATGA